Genomic window (Helianthus annuus cultivar XRQ/B chromosome 3, HanXRQr2.0-SUNRISE, whole genome shotgun sequence):
CATTCTCATGACACCAACCGGTGAGTTGCACCAAATTTCTGTGTCTTAATCGGCTAATGATCTTTACTTCGGATGCGTACTCTTTTGGCCCTTGTTTGGAATTCTTCGACACCCTTTTGACTGCAATGTATGTGCTTGAATCTTTCAGTATACCTTTGTAAACTTCGCCAAAACCGCCTTCTCCAAGTTTCTTGGTCTCTTCAAAGTCATCAGTTGACTGAGCTAATCACCGTAAGAAAATCTTCTAGGCATGTTGGCCTCCATTTCGAATTCGTTGTTTTTCTCGACAGCAGATCCAAGTTCCTTCCCAGAAGATCCAAGTTCCTTCACAGAAGATCCAAGTTTCACAATTTGAACACCATTGTTTTTCTTCCTCCACCATAAAAGATATGCCAGAATAGCCAAAACAGTAACTAGAATAGCCGTTCCAGCTATTAAACCCACTATAAGCCCCGTCTTAGGTTTCCCTTTCACTTCATTGATCTGCAGGCTCGCGGTTGGTGAGAACGCATTACCTTGGTCAACTTCTAATTCGGTACTATTAAACATCCAAGATCTTACATTGTTTATCTCAGACCCATTTCCGGTTGAGGCTGAGAACCCAAAAATTACCCATTCGGGCAACCAATCCCTTAGATCAATGGTGTATTCAAGTCTAGATTCTAATACATCTGACTTTTCTTCAAAACCGGTGAAGGAAACTCTAAGATTTTGCGAGTCAGAATAATACTCAATCAAAGCTGTACACTCTATCCCAAATGGTGTATTGCTAAACCATTCCCGTCACGCAACAGATGTAACATTGTTAATATCAATACCTACGTGTTCACCTACGCAAGTATCAGGTCTATCGGGATACCTTGGATCCCACTCGTAGTTGCAATAAGTATCAAACTCCACGGCAACAAATGGGTATCTAGATTCGTTGGCTGCTACATCAAACGGTAGCCCCATGGCTCCCCCGTAATTTATCGAATATTTATCCTCAGCAAGGAAGAATGTGAGGCCATCAGCATAACCTTCACTCATGCTTGACTCGATCACAAATGAAAAACGGGTAGAAAAGCTGGCTAGATAAGAACTTTTGTCCCAAAGATGAAGCCGTTTGGACTACGTCGCTCGACCTGCTGACCCTTCACTATTACTTTCCTTGGTCAGCTGGATTCCAGCATCAGAAGTACAAGCTGCATCACCCTCATATTTTATATCTAGGGAATTTAGTGAAGTAATATTTGTGAAATTGAAAGTAATAGAAGCTGCATAAGGGATTAAAGCAAGAAAGAAGCATGTTAAGATAGACATGATCTAGAAATTAACTTGCTAAAACAGTTGCAAGCTTCTTGGAATGTAGTTGTGCTTTGCTTAACAAATAACATGAATATATACACATACTGAGATAGTGAGATTTAACTCTTATCATTGTTGTGAAGAAATAGTTCACTGCAAGTAGATTTTTAGCCTAGTCAACTTACATATGAAAAGTCATGCAAAGACTTTAGCCAGTCAATTGTTATCTGTCCATTAAATTTTTCTCTATATTTATTATTTCATTTTACCTATTTGTATCTATAAAACTCACCCCATGGCCTAGTGGTACTGGTAAAACTAAAAACTCATATAGTATATAAAAAGTTACTAAAATAATCTGAAATGTAAAGATCATACTATGCAAACAAAAAAGTACTTTGAAGTCTCAAATCATATGTCCAAACAGCTGGCATATTATTCTTTAGATATAATTGCTGACCTCTaagaacaacaaaaaaaatccTAAATATGCATCCTAAAACCGCTCTGCACTGCAAATTATCTTCAAAAAACTAATGAAAATAATGTAAATGTACAATAAGGCTAACCTCTAAGAAAGATTATGTCTTATGCGTAATCAAGTTCAAGCTCATACGAATTACTCATGTTTAAAGTTTCTGTAGAGTAACCATTTTATttaacacaatttttttttctattcaTTAAAATGTGAGATCAATATTATATTTTAAGTTTGGTCGAACTGTTCATCGACAATGGATTCTATGTCTTCTTGAATCATTTGATCATGGGCTAGACGATTGACTGTCGATCCATCATCCATGATTGGACCGTGATAACTACTGTGGAGCTTTGGTTCACTCTTTGTGAGTGTCTGATTTTGTTGATTAAAGGAATGATAATAAAACATATGACGATATAAATATCTTTATGCGACATTCAACTTATATGATCCAACTTTTAATATCATCAAATGTACAATTAGTGTTTGGATATGTATGAAGAAAAAATAGTTACGGGACCATGTATCACCTACTTTCCCAACCACATATTTAAGTCATTTAGTATCTACTTAATAGTGCTAGATGATGTTGACGAACATGTTCTAGATCTATAATCATATAAAAATTTTATGAAAATGGATAAATTGTTTTTTATGTCATTTAAGTTTCAGCAAAATTTCATACGCTATCCTTTAATAATGAAATTACAGCGGGTGTTCTTTATGTTCTAATTTCTTTATAGGCGGTGTCCTTAAATAACGAAATGAAGTGTTCTGAAATGGCAAAACTGGACAGGGACGTAAATGAAACTTAACTCAAAAAGGAAAATGGTAATTTTTTGTACAGATTCGAATTgaaacaaaacaaacaacaagaacagataaaacaacaaaaaaaggTCTATGGTTGATGATCGTGTTCAACACACGTCACTAAAACAAATTTTGAGTCTCAAAAGAGAACTCATTTGTTTCATTTAGCAGTTGTTAGACTCTAAAATCCAAAACTACACCTTGAATATTGACAAGTGCAAATAGTAACATAATTATAGCCGAGAATGCACATGCTAGTTTTAATAGTAAATCACCAAACAAAACTAACCTAAACACATTAACAGGCAAGTGCACCTATCATATTTAAATATAGTAATTATGTAACTTTACAATATTTGCACAAATACACACAAGTGAATTATTTTTATACATACACCAATTTACataacttagttattctttttctTTGTCGGGAAGCAATGAAAGTAGGTGATCATTTACTTTCTGTACAACTTCGTTCGTAGCTAGTATTACTCTATTATGAAAATATTCAGATTTTTTTTGAAATGTTGAAGAATAATAGCGGTGGTATGGTATTTTATAGTATGTTAATAGAAAAGGTAAACCGCTATGCTTCGGTAAAGTTAAAATTGTTATTAGCGGTGATATTTACAGATTGCCATTTAGATGAAAATGGATAGCTTGAGATTAcctattttttaaattttgaaattctGATATGCATTTTGATGATAGATCTGAATGTTAGAGTCATAAATGCAAAGGTGGAGATGTTCTCCGATTGGATTGATCGAACCCGTGAATGACCAAAATTAGGGACATGAGAACCAAATTATCTTTACATCATGTAAATATTGATGTTTTTTTACAATACAATATAAtacataataatatataaataataataatattagatattaatataatagataatatattaataatattattaatataattCATAACACATCTTAAAAAATGTACTACAGTTATTAATTATCATATTAGATACCCATTATAAATATTGTTGAAGTAACTATTATATGAAATATATTTaactaatattattattaaattaaaggAGAGAATGATATTCGCATAAATATTTGATGAAATAAAAACTAtgtaattaatatttataatgttAAATATATTACATTTACAATTGCAATAATATAATTGAAATTAATTGTTTTTAACGCTAATACTAATTTAGAATATTTTGTTATTCATTCATTGTGAAAATCTAAAATATTTTGAGTATCCAAATAAAAGTAATCAATTATATATATGTTCATAATATATATTATGATGAAGagatttatatttaatattaatattagaagacgagatttgataatattttttaaaacatttattATCTTAGTGATTAAGATAAGGCTAAGTgatatttattatatattaaattaaaaaaattaaataaaaattttagattgAAGGAACAAATGCCACGTGGCATTATTATTACTAAATAAGTGAAAAGAATGCCATGTGTCATTAAAAGGATttctttattagtattagattataGCAGTGGTAAGATATGAGTGATGTTCCATGGacacggtgtgagggtgccaaacctatcatacattggtcaagtggttaaggtaattagttcacgactgtccccccggtacggtgtgagggtgccaaagctaatagcgctatcaactaataaccctgttgcctccccggcaaccaaTCGGTATATGATGGGACCTAATGAtagaaatgagtgtaataaccaacatcccaggtttaacattccagtcaaacccaatagccgacattcctccccggaacgttacccgatatccctacccgggatgcatgcttaaaagggcagtgaactcaccttggatttgcTCGG
Coding sequences:
- the LOC110929632 gene encoding L-type lectin-domain containing receptor kinase IX.1-like, coding for MSEGYADGLTFFLAEDKYSINYGGAMGLPFDVAANESRYPFVAVEFDTYCNYEWDPSNTPFGIECTALIEYYSDSQNLRVSFTGFEEKSDVLESRLEYTIDLRDWLPEWVIFGFSASTGNGSEINNVRSWMFNSTELEVDQGNAFSPTASLQINEVKGKPKTGLIVGLIAGTAILVTVLAILAYLLWWRKKNNAQSTDDFEETKKLGEGGFGEVYKGILKDSSTYIAVKRVSKNSKQGPKEYASEVKIISRLRHRNLVQLTGWCHENGELLVVYEFLENGSLDLHLFKGKSLLTWNTRYKIAHGLVSALLYLHEGWEQCVLHRDIKLSNVFLDSNFNAKLGDFGLAKLVDHENGTQTTTCAGTIGYMAPEYLVSDKASKESDVFSFGVVALEISCGRKAIDSNAQERKKSLVEWVWDLYGTGTLLEAADPRLNSDFSEEIKRLMIVGLWCAPLDSNLRPSMKQAIQVLNSDAPLPVLPSEMPKVTYSTSAPTSSSYGGTSSSIGSSKLF